In one window of Campylobacter hepaticus DNA:
- the rpoB gene encoding DNA-directed RNA polymerase subunit beta: MCDMLDNKLGNRLRINFSNVSKQIEIPNLLQLQKKSFDYFLNIDNGESGIEKVFKSIFPIHDPQNRLSLEYVSSEIGKPKYTIRECMERGLTYSVNLKMKIRLTLHEKDEKTGEKVGVKDIKEQEIYIREIPLMTDRVSFIINGVERVVVNQLHRSPGVIFKEEESSTVANKLVYTAQIIPDRGSWLYFEYDAKDVLYVRINKRRKIPVTMLFRALGYKKQDIIRLFYPIQTIHVKKDKFLTEFHPNDFMDRIEYDIKDEKGKIVHQAGKRLTKKKAEQLIKEGLKWIEYPVEILLNRYLANPIIDKESGQVLFDSLTLLDENKLAKIKEQKSFDIANDLANGVDAAIINSFAQDSETLKLLKQSENVDDENDLAAIRIYKVMRPGEPVVKDAAKAFVNDLFFNPERYDLTKVGRMKMNHKLGLEVPEYVTVLTNEDIIKTAKYLIKVKNGKGHIDDRDHLGNRRIRSIGELLANELHLGLAKMQKAIRDKFTSLNTDLDKVMPYDLINPKMITTTIIEFFTGGQLSQFMDQTNPLSEVTHKRRLSALGEGGLVKERAGFEVRDVHATHYGRICPVETPEGQNIGLINTLSTYAKVNELGFVEAPYRKVENGKVTNEVVYLTATQEEGLFIAPASTKIDAKGYIVEEFVEARQDGETILARREEVQLIDLCSGMVVGVAASLIPFLEHDDANRALMGSNMQRQAVPLLSASAPIVGTGMERIIARDAWEAVKAKRGGVVEKVDNKSIFILGEDDKGPFIDHYTMEKNLRTNQNTNYIQHPIVKKGDVVKAGQIIADGSSMDEGELAIGKNALIAFMPWNGYNYEDAIVVSERIIRDDTFTSVHIYEKEIEARELKDGIEEITKDIPNVKEEDIAHLDESGIAKIGTHIKPGMILVGKVSPKGEVKPTPEERLLRAIFGEKAGHVVNKSLYATASLEGVVVDVKIFTKKGYEKDDRAIKSYNKEKMALEKEHHDRLLMMDREEMLRVCALLSKAPLNSDQKIGDKNYKKGQTADIGELEKINRFTLTTLIKAYSKEIQKEYDDLKNHFQNEKKKLKAEHDEKLEILEKDDILPSGVIKLVKVYIATKRKLKVGDKMAGRHGNKGIVSTIVPEVDMPYLPNGKSVDIALNPLGVPSRMNIGQILESHLGLIGLRLGDQIQEIFDRKQKDFIKELRAKMLEICSLPRLSSEKEFIKSLSDEELLNYARDWSKGVKFASPVFEGVNIEEFTKLFEMAKIDMDGKTELYDGRTGEKIAERVHVGCMYILKLHHLVDEKVHARSTGPYSLVTQQPVGGKALFGGQRFGEMEVWALEAYGAAHTLREMLTIKSDDVEGRFSAYKALTKGENVPATGIPETFFVLTNELKSLALDVEIFDKDEDNE; encoded by the coding sequence ATGTGCGATATGTTAGATAATAAACTAGGAAATCGTTTAAGAATTAATTTCTCAAACGTTTCAAAACAAATAGAAATCCCAAATCTTCTCCAATTACAAAAAAAGAGTTTCGATTATTTTTTAAATATTGATAATGGTGAAAGTGGTATAGAAAAAGTTTTTAAATCTATTTTTCCTATCCATGATCCACAAAATAGATTAAGTCTTGAATATGTCAGTAGTGAAATTGGTAAACCAAAATACACTATTCGTGAATGTATGGAAAGAGGTTTAACTTATTCTGTAAATTTAAAAATGAAAATCCGTCTTACCCTCCATGAAAAGGATGAAAAGACAGGGGAAAAAGTTGGTGTAAAAGACATTAAAGAGCAAGAAATTTATATTCGTGAAATTCCATTGATGACTGATCGCGTATCTTTTATTATCAATGGAGTTGAAAGAGTTGTTGTAAATCAACTTCATAGAAGCCCAGGTGTTATTTTTAAAGAAGAAGAAAGTTCAACAGTTGCAAATAAGCTTGTTTATACAGCACAAATTATTCCTGATCGTGGATCTTGGCTTTATTTTGAATATGATGCAAAAGATGTTTTATATGTAAGGATTAATAAGCGTAGAAAAATTCCTGTTACTATGCTTTTTAGAGCTTTAGGTTATAAAAAACAAGATATTATTAGATTATTTTATCCTATTCAAACTATACATGTTAAAAAGGATAAATTTTTAACTGAATTTCATCCTAATGATTTTATGGATAGAATAGAATATGATATTAAAGATGAAAAAGGTAAAATTGTCCATCAAGCTGGTAAAAGACTTACAAAGAAAAAAGCTGAACAATTAATTAAAGAAGGTTTAAAATGGATAGAATATCCTGTAGAAATTTTACTTAATCGTTATTTGGCTAATCCTATTATCGATAAAGAGAGTGGTCAGGTTTTATTTGATTCTTTAACTTTACTTGATGAAAATAAACTTGCTAAGATTAAAGAACAAAAAAGTTTTGATATTGCAAATGATTTGGCTAATGGAGTTGATGCTGCTATTATTAATTCTTTTGCTCAAGATAGTGAAACTTTAAAACTTTTAAAACAAAGTGAAAATGTTGATGATGAAAATGATTTAGCTGCTATTAGAATTTATAAGGTTATGCGTCCAGGTGAACCTGTGGTTAAAGATGCTGCAAAAGCTTTTGTAAATGATTTATTTTTTAATCCTGAAAGATATGATCTTACAAAAGTAGGTCGTATGAAAATGAATCATAAATTAGGTCTTGAAGTTCCTGAGTATGTTACAGTTTTAACTAATGAAGATATTATTAAAACAGCTAAATATCTTATTAAAGTTAAAAATGGTAAAGGTCATATTGATGATAGGGATCATTTAGGAAATCGTCGTATTCGATCTATAGGTGAACTTTTAGCAAATGAACTTCATTTAGGTCTTGCAAAAATGCAAAAAGCTATTAGGGATAAATTTACATCTTTAAATACAGATCTTGATAAAGTCATGCCTTATGATTTGATTAATCCAAAAATGATTACAACTACTATAATTGAATTTTTTACAGGTGGTCAATTATCGCAGTTTATGGATCAAACAAATCCTTTAAGTGAAGTTACTCATAAACGCCGTTTATCAGCACTTGGAGAAGGTGGTTTAGTTAAAGAAAGAGCTGGTTTTGAAGTGCGTGATGTTCATGCAACACATTATGGTAGAATTTGTCCAGTTGAAACTCCAGAGGGACAAAATATTGGTTTGATTAATACACTTTCAACTTATGCAAAGGTGAATGAATTAGGTTTTGTAGAAGCTCCTTATAGAAAGGTTGAAAATGGTAAAGTTACAAATGAAGTTGTGTATCTTACCGCAACACAAGAAGAGGGTTTATTTATCGCTCCAGCTTCAACTAAAATCGATGCTAAAGGCTATATAGTAGAAGAATTTGTTGAAGCAAGACAAGATGGCGAAACTATACTTGCAAGACGTGAAGAAGTACAATTAATCGATCTTTGTTCTGGTATGGTTGTTGGGGTTGCAGCTTCTTTAATTCCTTTTTTAGAACACGATGATGCTAATAGGGCTTTAATGGGATCAAATATGCAGCGTCAAGCTGTACCGCTTCTTAGTGCTTCTGCTCCTATAGTTGGGACAGGTATGGAAAGAATTATTGCGCGTGATGCTTGGGAAGCAGTAAAGGCAAAACGTGGTGGAGTGGTTGAAAAGGTGGATAATAAAAGTATTTTTATTTTAGGTGAAGATGATAAGGGTCCATTTATTGATCATTACACTATGGAAAAAAATTTAAGAACAAATCAAAATACAAATTATATTCAACACCCTATTGTAAAAAAAGGTGATGTGGTAAAAGCAGGACAAATTATTGCAGATGGATCTTCTATGGATGAAGGTGAGCTTGCTATAGGTAAGAATGCTTTGATTGCTTTTATGCCTTGGAATGGTTATAATTATGAGGATGCAATAGTTGTTAGTGAAAGAATCATCCGAGATGATACCTTTACTAGTGTACATATTTATGAGAAGGAAATTGAAGCTAGGGAATTAAAAGATGGTATAGAAGAAATTACTAAAGATATTCCTAATGTCAAAGAAGAAGATATAGCACATTTAGATGAAAGTGGAATTGCAAAAATTGGAACTCATATTAAACCAGGGATGATTTTAGTAGGAAAAGTTTCACCAAAAGGTGAAGTTAAGCCAACTCCAGAAGAAAGACTTTTAAGAGCAATTTTTGGTGAAAAAGCAGGTCATGTTGTTAACAAATCTCTTTATGCAACAGCATCCTTAGAAGGTGTTGTGGTAGATGTAAAAATCTTTACTAAGAAGGGTTATGAAAAAGATGATCGTGCAATAAAATCTTACAATAAAGAGAAAATGGCTTTAGAAAAAGAACACCATGATAGACTTTTAATGATGGACAGAGAAGAGATGCTTCGTGTGTGTGCTTTACTTTCTAAAGCACCTTTAAATAGTGATCAAAAAATCGGTGATAAAAATTATAAAAAAGGACAAACAGCCGATATTGGCGAACTTGAAAAGATTAATCGTTTTACTTTGACAACTTTGATTAAAGCTTATTCTAAAGAAATTCAAAAAGAATATGATGATTTAAAAAATCATTTTCAAAATGAGAAGAAAAAATTAAAAGCAGAACATGATGAAAAACTTGAAATTTTAGAAAAAGATGATATCTTGCCAAGTGGAGTGATTAAACTTGTTAAGGTTTATATAGCCACAAAAAGAAAACTTAAAGTTGGTGATAAAATGGCTGGACGTCATGGAAATAAAGGTATTGTTTCTACTATAGTGCCTGAGGTGGATATGCCTTATTTGCCAAATGGTAAGAGTGTGGATATTGCTTTAAATCCTTTAGGTGTTCCAAGTCGTATGAATATAGGTCAAATTTTAGAGAGCCATTTAGGACTTATTGGTTTGAGATTAGGAGATCAAATTCAAGAAATTTTTGATAGGAAACAAAAAGATTTTATTAAAGAATTAAGAGCAAAAATGCTTGAAATTTGTTCACTTCCAAGACTTTCAAGTGAAAAAGAATTTATTAAAAGTTTAAGCGATGAAGAACTTTTAAATTATGCTAGAGATTGGAGCAAGGGTGTTAAATTTGCAAGTCCTGTATTTGAAGGTGTTAATATAGAAGAATTTACTAAGCTTTTTGAGATGGCTAAAATAGATATGGATGGCAAAACTGAACTTTATGATGGACGTACAGGAGAAAAGATTGCAGAGCGTGTGCATGTAGGTTGTATGTATATATTAAAACTCCATCACTTAGTAGATGAAAAAGTTCATGCAAGAAGTACAGGACCATATAGTTTAGTCACACAACAACCAGTAGGTGGTAAAGCACTTTTTGGAGGACAAAGATTTGGAGAAATGGAAGTTTGGGCACTTGAAGCTTATGGAGCAGCTCATACTTTAAGAGAGATGTTAACGATTAAATCAGATGATGTAGAGGGTAGATTTAGTGCTTATAAAGCATTAACAAAGGGTGAAAATGTTCCAGCAACAGGAATTCCTGAGACATTTTTTGTACTAACCAATGAGCTTAAATCTCTTGCTTTAGATGTTGAGATTTTTGATAAGGATGAAGATAATGAGTAA